The DNA region TTGCCGGACTGGATCAGCAGGGTCTGATCCTCCTCCATCTCCGTCAGCGCCTTGACGATGCCCTTATGCGCCGCCCAGTTGCGCGCGGCCTTGCCAAGTGCCGCATAGACGACGAGATTGTCCGGGTCCTCGCCGACGGCAAGCACGTTTTCGAGGAGACGCAGCAACGCTTCCTGCCGCCAACCCTTGGCCCGCAGTTCCAGCCCGCCGGGAATCGGAAATTTTGGATGACGTGGATTAGGCTTCGGCATGGAATGTCCTTCCTCAAGTCCTGTCTTGTTATTTCCCCGGCAGCATCTCCACATAGGCGAGTGCCGCATCAAGCAGACGCTTTCGCAGTGCATCCTCGCCATACACATCGGCATTGACGCGCACCCAGCCTTGCATCAAGCGCCCGCCCGACAGCATCTGCACCGCTCCCGGTAGAGCCAGTGCCCAGCCGTCATTGCCTTTGCCGAGCCGAACCAGCATGCCATCCTCTCGCGCACCACAGAGAAGGTTGCCGTTCAACAGAAAGCCCCAGCCGCCGAACATGGCCTTTTCGCTGAGACCCGGATGGCCGCTGAGCTCTTCTCTCATCAGTTCCTCAAGACCGGCATCCCGCGCCATAAGTCACGCCTTTGCCGCCAAGGCATAGCGCCCAATCTCAATACCCATCACTTCTTCCACGGGCGGGTAGACGGTTGGGTCGAGGACGCTTGCAGAAAGTGGAATGATATCCATGGGTACATGCAGGATGAAAACCTGCATGCCGCCCTTGAGCTGGCCGACGCTGAGCGGCTCACCTTCCGGCGAAAGCGTCGTGATGACCGAGGGAAACGTCGCCACGCGCTTACCATCGGCATCGTCGATGGCCATGTATTCGTTCATCACATGCACCGTCACGGCTTCGGCGCCGGAGCCGACGACGATCGTGCCGATGTCGAAGGCTTCTTTGGTGTAGACGACATCCTTCATCGTAATGATGCCTTCAGCGAGGATGCTGCCGCCGGTTGTTTTGCAAATCGCATCGATGACGGCCGATCCGCCATTCTTCTCCGCCGCAATGATCGCTTCGCCGAGCGCAAGCGCCATAGAGATGCCGCCGAGTGCCGCATGCGTGCGCACATAGGATGCCTGCAGCGGATTGCGGCAGCTGGCGATGAAGCCGCCCGATTGGTCAGCGGCGGCTCGCAGGATCGGAGAGATCTTCGCGGTCGCACCCTTCACCACAAGCTCGATGTAGCGGTTCTCCGCGCGGTTTCCGCCAACGGCCGTCTGGATCATCTGCTCCGGCGAACCCGCCATGCCGATCGAGCCCATGTCGCCGGTCGGATGCGCCCGGATATCGCCAACCGCATCGACAACCTTCGTGCCGAGAATGGCCGAGGGCAGCCAGCCGTTCAGCGTCGAGGATTTGCCGTTCTGCCCGATGATGAGCCCGGAGAGCTTTTCGCCGAGTTCGTCCTGAAGAAGCTGGACGGCTTTCACGTAATCGATGCCCTGCATTTCCCAAGGCGTCGTGGAGGCTGGCGCGCCGATCGCCGCTGCCGTCGCGATCCAGTCGTCGTCTCTAAGTTCATCGATGGAAACGAGTTCCGGCTTGCCGATGCTGACCGCGGCATAACCGAGCATACGGCCGTGATCGGCCCAGCCGCCGCCGCCTGCTGCATAGACGGAGCCACCCTTGACTGCCGCCTCGACGTCCTTTTCAACGAGTATGCGTCCCATCAGCCTTCTCCTTGCTCAGCGCCTTGTCCATCTCCCGCACCGCTTCAAAAAGCACCGCCGCGCCAAGCGCGATGTCGTCATTTTCCGCCCATTCGTCGGCCGAGTGGCTGCGGCCCTCTTTACAAGGCACGAAGATCATTGCCGCGGGTGCCACCTTAGCGATCCAGGCGGTGTCGTGCCCTGCGCCGGATGCCATGCGCCGGTGTTTGGCGCCGACTGCGTTGCAGGCGCGCTCCAGCGTCTGCAGCAAGCTGGCATCTGCAGGTGTCGGATGGTTGTCTGAAACGCGTTTCGGTGGTTCGATCGTCACACCGTGGGTGATCGCAAGCTTGACGACATGCGCATCCAGCCATTCGCAGAAGGCTTCCATGTCGCTGCGGATTTCCGCGCGCCCGTCGATCAGCAGCACGACTTTGGAAGGCACGACATTGGCCGCATTCGGCTCTATCCGGAATTCGCCGACGGTCGCGGCGAAATGGCCCGGCGTCTTCGCCCGCTCGCCTGCCGCGTTGCGGATATCGAGCACCAGTCGCGAGGCGGCGACCAGCGCATCCGCGCGGCCATCCATCGGCGTCGTACCCGCATGGTCCGCTCGGCCTTCGACTGTAATTTCAATCCGGGTGATGCCAGCGATCGCCGTCACGATGCCGACGTCTTTCTTCTCGTCCTCGAGCACAGGCCCCTGTTCGATATGCAGTTCGAGGAAGCCGGCAATATCGGGCCGGTTCTGCTGCAGCAGCACGCTTGGACGGCCGCCGACTTGCGCAATCCCCTCAGCCAGGTCGCGGTCGCCGCTAGTGCGCGAAAGCCATGCCTCCGGAAGCTGCCCGGTCATGCCGCGGCTGCCGACGCACGAAACGCCAAAGATGCTGACTTCTTCCGCGAGGAAGTCGACGACCTCCAGATCGTGCTCTAGCACGATTCCCCGATCGTTCAGCGCCCGGGCGACTTCCAACGCCGAGATCACGCCCGCAATGCCATCAAAGCGCCCGCCATCTGGTACAGTATCGGAATGCGAACCGACCATGATCGTGCCAAGACCCGGTTTCGTCCCCACCCGGCGTCCGATCAGATTGCCGGCCGCATCGATCCGTGTCTCCAGCCCGGCCGCCTTCATGCGCGCTTCGATATAGGCGCGGCCATCGAGAAACAGCGGCGAGAAGGCCCGGCGTGTCCATGGATGATCGGGCTCGGTGATCTTTGCAAGTGCGTCGATATCCTCGGCGATGCGATCGGCGTTGACGGGCAGGTTGCGGCTCATGCGGCTTCTCCGGAAATGATCTGGCGCGGCAGCGGACGGACGAATTGTCCCGTGCCGGGCTCTGCAAGCACGTTCGCGCCATCGGCTATCTGGCTGCCGCGCAGATATGCCGCCGAAATTGTCCATGGCAAACGGATACCATTATAAGGGCTCCAGCCGACGACATTGTTACCGCTCACGGCAGCGTCGTAGACACTCTCTCGCGGCTCCAGCACGACGATGTCGGCGTCCTTGCCGGGCGTCAGTGCGCCCTTGATGTGGTCGAGGCGGAAATGCTTCGCCGGATTTTCGGCCATCAGCTTCGCGGCCCATGTGAGTGGAATGCCCCGCTCCAACGCTCCCTTGACGAAAAGCGGCACCATGACCTCGAGCCCCGGCACGCCCGAGGCATTCGCCAACATGTCCGGATTGGTCTTGCGGTTTTCTGACCAGCTCACATGGTCGGTCGACACCAGCCAGACATTGCCTTCCGCTATCTTGCGCCACAACGTTTCCACCTCGGCGCGCGGCCGGATCGGCGGATTGATCTTGGCTTTGCCGCCGAGGCGCCTCACGTCGTTTTCCTCGTCAAGCGTCAGGTAATGAATGCAGCATTCGACCGTCGCCTCGAAGCCGCCGCGGCGATAGGCACGGGCAATATCGTAGCCGCGACCGAGCGAACAATGCACGACATGCGCCGGGCAGCCGGTATGAGCGCCAGTCTCGAAGATCGTGTGCATGGCGAGAAGTTCGGTCATCGGCGGGCGTGAAAGACCGTGGGCACGCCAGTCGGTCACGCCGCTTGCCTTGACCTTCTCCATGTAAGTTCGAACGGCTTCATCGTCTTCATTGTGAACACCGGCCGTCAGCCCGGTCGGGGCGATTGCGGCAAAGCATTCGGCAAGGAGGGCAGGGGGAATGCGCGGGAAACGCTTCGCATCGGTCCCGAAAGTCGAGAATTTGAAGGCGGCGACCCCGGCATCCACCATTTCGCGTATTCGGGCCGCACCTTCTTCAGGTCTGACCGTGCCATAGAGAGCGAAATCGACACGCGTCTGCGGGCTCGCATGGTTGGTCTTTTTCTTTACCGCTTCCGCCGAGCAGACGAGATTGGCTTCGTCATAAGGCATGTCGACGATCGTCGTGACGCCGCCAGCAGCCGCCGAACGCGTCGACCAGATGAAGTCCTCCTGATCCATCTGGCTCAACGAATGCACTTGCGCATCGATCGCACCGGGCAGGATCAGCGCCTTGCCGAGCAAGTGCCGCTCCTTGGCCGCGGGCGGCACGCCGACGCCGACCTCGGCGATCTTGCCGTTGCGGACTGCAACATAACCCTCATCGAGGATGCGCTCCGGCAGCACGACGGTACCTTGCAAAACGAGATCGAAATCAGCCACGCTGTTTTCCTCCGGTTAAAAGCTTAGATGACGACCGCTTCCTGCGTCAGTCTCCGTCGATGTACTCCACCGAGCCGAGGGCGAAGAAATCGTCGAAGGCGGCGATCGGCACAGGCTCGATCAGCTTCGAGACGAACTCATCGGACCCGAGTTCTTCCTCGATCGCTTCGACCTCCGCCGAAAGGGGGCGATCGACGGTGTAGAAATCGGCGTGCTTGCGGACGACATCGTAAATCATGCCCGCAACGCCCTCGGGCCGGTCGCCGAGAATGTCGGCCGCCTGTGATGCCAGCAGAGCCTCGAGAGCGGCAAGACGCTTCAGCGCCCGCATCTGCCGCTCGAAGCGCTCGATCACCAGCGGCAGGAAAGCGGCTTCGTCCTCAAGCCCCGCCGCAACCACCAGCGACTGGGCGGACACTGGGTTGGACATGGAAAGCACGCGTGAAAAGATCTCGCCGGCGAGCTTGATGATCGGCCCGAAACCGGTCGCAATCCGGCCGGGCGGCACGAGGTTCACGGGCAGGTCGCGCCGCTGTCCGTTGCCGAGCAGGACGCAGCGGTTGAATGAATTGCGTGCCGCATGCGCCATGCAGAGTGCTGCCGATTCGAGCAGGATCGTTACATCGAGAGGTAGCGAACCGCCGGACGTCATTACGCGGCCCTCGACGACGACCGGATTGTCGTCCGAACGGCCGGTGGCAGCAAGGATCTTGTGACCGGTCGAAAGTAGGTTCTCGATCACCGCGCCGAAGACCTGGGCGATCATGCGAAGGCTGAGCGGGTCCTGCACGTGGGTGGCCACCGGCCATTCCCAAGCCTCTGACGCATTGCACAGCCACGAGCCGATCAGCGCTTCCCGCGGGGTGCCGACATGGCGTACTGCCCGCCAGGGGTCGCGTGACGCGCCAAGAGCGCCGGCCGCCATCATGCCGGTTGCGAGCAGAACGCGAATCGAAGCCGCCGCATTGCGCGTCGCCTCGGCGGCAGATGCAAAACTCACCGCGTTGATGCTGAGCGAAGCAAGGCTGTCGCGCGGCGCCATGGTGACCGGTTCGAGCCCCGCCGCCCGGAAGGCGTCGGCCGCCTGCATGCGCTTGCCGCGATAGACGGCTTCGCCGACGCCGGTCAGAACCGCTCCGATCTGTCCCATAAGGCCGATATCGGCACAACCGATCGAGCCCGTGCGCCGCACGAGCGGGATGAGGTCAGCCCTGAGCAGCCGCAGATAGGTTTCTATGAGCTCCGGCGTACACCCGACCTGGCCCGTCAGCGCGGTATTGACGCGGATCGCCATGGCGTTCCGCACGACAGCGCTGGAAAAGGGCGTGCCGGTGCCGAAGTGATGGGCGCGCACGAGGCCGAGGTTGAAGGTATCGAGTTCCTCCGCCGACCATTCGACGTCCTTCATCGCGCCGACGCCGGTAGTGGAACCGTAAACGGGAATGCCAGCCTGGATCGCTTCTTCGACGACGGAACGCGCGATCTCCACCCGTGCCATGCCCGTCGGCGAAGCTGATAGCGCCACCCTGCCGGACCCTATCCTCACCATGTCGCCAAAGCCGAATGGTTGGCCGGAAAGTTCGATGCCAGGGCGTTCATGCTTCATCTGCAGGTCTCCTTGAATGCGAGACTAAGCGAGCACTGCGCATTGTGGGATATCCCAAATGCCGAACACAGCATGTGATTGTTTGTGTCTGAACCTCAGCTCAACATCCAGGCAATATAGAGAAGCGTCAACGCGATAATCCAGAGCGCGAGGCGGCCGGATCGGCTGTATCGTGCCTCGGATTTGCCGATCGCTTCCGCTGTCTGCGGATCGAAGCGCAGTCCATGCTCGCTCATATGCAGCAACTGGTGATGGAATTTCTCGGTCTGCGCGGCGATTTCCGGAACGGCTTCCGCAAGCTTCACGGCAGCCTTCAGCCCATCCTTGAGGTCGGTGACGATCCGCTTCGGGCCGAGATTATTGCGAATCCAATCTCCGACGACTGGCTCCGATGCCTTCCACATGTTGAAACGCGGGTTCAGCATGCGCGAGACGCCTTCGACGACCACCATGGTTTTCTGCAGCATGACCAGCTCGGGCCGGGTCTGCATGTCGAAAAGTTCCGTCACCTCGAACAGCAGCGTTAACAGCTTGCCCATCGAGATCGTTTCGGCCGGCTGGCCATGGATCGGCTCGCCGATCGCCCGGATTGCTTGCGCGAAGCTTTCGACATTGTGATGGCCTGGCACATAGCCCGCCTCGAAATGGACCTCCGCAACACGCACATAGTCACGCGTAATGAAGCCATAGAGAATTTCGGCGAGGAAGCGCCGTTCCTTCTTTCCAAGCCGACCGACAATCCCCATGTCGACGGCGACGATCATGCCGCCCGAATCGACGAAGAGATTGCCGGGATGCATGTCGGCATGGAAGAAGCCATCGCGCAGCGTGTGGCGCAGGAACGATTGGATCAGCCTATCGGCAAGCGTGTTAAGATCGTGCCCGGCGCTGCGGAGCCCCTCGACATCGGACATCTTCACGCCGTCGATCCACTCCATGGTGATGACGTCGCGGCCGGTGCGCTCCCAATCCACCTTCGGAACGCGGAAGCCCGGATCCTGCCCCGTGTTTTCGGCAATCTCGGAAAGGGCCGCCGCTTCAAGCCGGAGATCCATCTCGACTTTGGTCGACTGCTCGAGCGTCTTCGTCACTTCGACCGGCCTCAGCCGCCGGCTCGAAGGCATGAAGCGTTCCTGCATACCGGCGACGAGATACATC from Rhizobium sullae includes:
- a CDS encoding TfoX/Sxy family protein, giving the protein MARDAGLEELMREELSGHPGLSEKAMFGGWGFLLNGNLLCGAREDGMLVRLGKGNDGWALALPGAVQMLSGGRLMQGWVRVNADVYGEDALRKRLLDAALAYVEMLPGK
- a CDS encoding DUF917 domain-containing protein, whose translation is MGRILVEKDVEAAVKGGSVYAAGGGGWADHGRMLGYAAVSIGKPELVSIDELRDDDWIATAAAIGAPASTTPWEMQGIDYVKAVQLLQDELGEKLSGLIIGQNGKSSTLNGWLPSAILGTKVVDAVGDIRAHPTGDMGSIGMAGSPEQMIQTAVGGNRAENRYIELVVKGATAKISPILRAAADQSGGFIASCRNPLQASYVRTHAALGGISMALALGEAIIAAEKNGGSAVIDAICKTTGGSILAEGIITMKDVVYTKEAFDIGTIVVGSGAEAVTVHVMNEYMAIDDADGKRVATFPSVITTLSPEGEPLSVGQLKGGMQVFILHVPMDIIPLSASVLDPTVYPPVEEVMGIEIGRYALAAKA
- a CDS encoding Zn-dependent hydrolase: MSRNLPVNADRIAEDIDALAKITEPDHPWTRRAFSPLFLDGRAYIEARMKAAGLETRIDAAGNLIGRRVGTKPGLGTIMVGSHSDTVPDGGRFDGIAGVISALEVARALNDRGIVLEHDLEVVDFLAEEVSIFGVSCVGSRGMTGQLPEAWLSRTSGDRDLAEGIAQVGGRPSVLLQQNRPDIAGFLELHIEQGPVLEDEKKDVGIVTAIAGITRIEITVEGRADHAGTTPMDGRADALVAASRLVLDIRNAAGERAKTPGHFAATVGEFRIEPNAANVVPSKVVLLIDGRAEIRSDMEAFCEWLDAHVVKLAITHGVTIEPPKRVSDNHPTPADASLLQTLERACNAVGAKHRRMASGAGHDTAWIAKVAPAAMIFVPCKEGRSHSADEWAENDDIALGAAVLFEAVREMDKALSKEKADGTHTR
- a CDS encoding dihydroorotase; its protein translation is MADFDLVLQGTVVLPERILDEGYVAVRNGKIAEVGVGVPPAAKERHLLGKALILPGAIDAQVHSLSQMDQEDFIWSTRSAAAGGVTTIVDMPYDEANLVCSAEAVKKKTNHASPQTRVDFALYGTVRPEEGAARIREMVDAGVAAFKFSTFGTDAKRFPRIPPALLAECFAAIAPTGLTAGVHNEDDEAVRTYMEKVKASGVTDWRAHGLSRPPMTELLAMHTIFETGAHTGCPAHVVHCSLGRGYDIARAYRRGGFEATVECCIHYLTLDEENDVRRLGGKAKINPPIRPRAEVETLWRKIAEGNVWLVSTDHVSWSENRKTNPDMLANASGVPGLEVMVPLFVKGALERGIPLTWAAKLMAENPAKHFRLDHIKGALTPGKDADIVVLEPRESVYDAAVSGNNVVGWSPYNGIRLPWTISAAYLRGSQIADGANVLAEPGTGQFVRPLPRQIISGEAA
- a CDS encoding aromatic amino acid lyase; this translates as MKHERPGIELSGQPFGFGDMVRIGSGRVALSASPTGMARVEIARSVVEEAIQAGIPVYGSTTGVGAMKDVEWSAEELDTFNLGLVRAHHFGTGTPFSSAVVRNAMAIRVNTALTGQVGCTPELIETYLRLLRADLIPLVRRTGSIGCADIGLMGQIGAVLTGVGEAVYRGKRMQAADAFRAAGLEPVTMAPRDSLASLSINAVSFASAAEATRNAAASIRVLLATGMMAAGALGASRDPWRAVRHVGTPREALIGSWLCNASEAWEWPVATHVQDPLSLRMIAQVFGAVIENLLSTGHKILAATGRSDDNPVVVEGRVMTSGGSLPLDVTILLESAALCMAHAARNSFNRCVLLGNGQRRDLPVNLVPPGRIATGFGPIIKLAGEIFSRVLSMSNPVSAQSLVVAAGLEDEAAFLPLVIERFERQMRALKRLAALEALLASQAADILGDRPEGVAGMIYDVVRKHADFYTVDRPLSAEVEAIEEELGSDEFVSKLIEPVPIAAFDDFFALGSVEYIDGD
- the ubiB gene encoding 2-polyprenylphenol 6-hydroxylase — protein: MSAFGAYFRLVRVGWVLVREGVVSALPSEELPPSVSLAKSFVGLFARSQAKAKKRSDRLAQAVERLGPSYVKIGQFLATRPDVVGVEFADDLSQLQDRMAFFPIAAAKASIEGSLGRPIEELYASFDDPIAAASIAQVHPAEVNTPNGRRKVAVKVVRPGVRQRFAHDIEAMYLVAGMQERFMPSSRRLRPVEVTKTLEQSTKVEMDLRLEAAALSEIAENTGQDPGFRVPKVDWERTGRDVITMEWIDGVKMSDVEGLRSAGHDLNTLADRLIQSFLRHTLRDGFFHADMHPGNLFVDSGGMIVAVDMGIVGRLGKKERRFLAEILYGFITRDYVRVAEVHFEAGYVPGHHNVESFAQAIRAIGEPIHGQPAETISMGKLLTLLFEVTELFDMQTRPELVMLQKTMVVVEGVSRMLNPRFNMWKASEPVVGDWIRNNLGPKRIVTDLKDGLKAAVKLAEAVPEIAAQTEKFHHQLLHMSEHGLRFDPQTAEAIGKSEARYSRSGRLALWIIALTLLYIAWMLS